In the genome of Caulobacter flavus, the window GGATGTCGCGCGTCACGTTTGCTTCCGTTCTGATGGGGTCCGCCGCGGCCCTGGCCCTGTCGGGCGCGGCCATGGCCGCCGAGCCCGCGCCGGACGCGGCTGATCTCGACGGCGTCGTCGTCACCGCCGCCGGCTTCGAGCAGAAGCTGGTCAACGCCCCCGCCAGCGTCACCGTCGTGCCGCGCGAGGAGCTGCAGGAGATGCGCGCGGCGAGCCTCGCCGAAGTGCTGACCAACGTCGAAGGCGTCGACGTCGGCGGCGCGGTCGGCAAGACCGGCGGCCTCAACATCAACATCCGGGGCATGGGCAGCGACTACACGCTGATCCTGATCGACGGCCGCCGCCAGAACACCGCCGGCAGCGTCACGCCCAACGGCTTCGGCGAGACCTCGACCAGCTTCCTGCCGCCGGTGGCGGCCATCGAGCGCATCGAGGTGGTGCGGGGCCCGGTCTCGACCCTCTACGGCTCGGACGCCATGGGCGGCGTCGTCAACATCATCACCCGCAAGGTCGGGACCAGGTGGAGCGGCACGGCCAGCCTCGACGCCACCGTCCAGGGCGACGACGAATTCGGCAATCTCTACGGCGGCAACCTCTACGCCAACGGCCCGATCGTCCGTGATCTGCTGGGCCTGGCCGTGCGCGGCAGCTTCCTGAACCGCGAGGCCTCGAAGCTGACCTACGAGACCGTCAACGGCGTAGACACGCCGATCACGGGCTTCGGTCGCAGCGCCACCAAGAGCGAGCTGCGCACGATCGGCGCGCGCCTGACCCTGACGCCGCACGCCGACCACGACCTGTGGCTCGACATCGACGAGTCCACCCAGTGGTACGACAACGCCCAAGGTCAGATGGGCACCAACACCACGGCCGGCGGCTACGCCAACGCCCTGGAGTTCAACCGTCGCCAGATCGCCCTGGCCCACAACTGGCGCCTGCCGTTCGGCCAGATCGAGAGCAACCTCTCGCAGGCCAAGACCGAGACAATCGGCCGGATCATCCCCAACGGCGTGGCCGGGGCCGGCGGCGCCCGCGACCTGGAATCCACCAACACCATCTTCGACACCAAGCTCTATTCGCGCTGGAAGAACCACACCTTCACGATCGGCGGCCAGTACTGGGACGCCGAGATGAAGGACGGCGTCGCGCCGCAGCCCTTCGTGCACGAGCAGTGGGCGGTGTTCGCCGAGGACGAATGGCGCTTCACCGAGGGTCTGGCCCTGACCCTGGGCGCGCGCCACGACGACCACAGCGTGTTCGGCGGTCACTTCAGCCCGCGCGCCTATCTCGTGTGGAACGCCAGCGACAACTGGACCTTCAAGGGCGGGGTAAGCCAGGGCTTCAAGACCCCGCGCCTGGAGCAGCTGGCCCCCGGCATCAACGGCTTCGGCCAGCAGGGCCGCCTGCCGCTGCTGGGCTCGCCGGGCCTGCAGCCGGAAACCAGCACCAGCACCGAGGCCGGCGCCTATTACGACAACCAGGCCGGCTTCACGGCCAACGTCACGGTCTTCCACAACAAGTTCGAGGACAAGATCGCCAGCGGCCCGCCGGTGACCAACTGCGCCTTCGGCCTGAACCAGGCGCAGTACAATTCCGGTCAGGGCCGCCCGGCCGGCTGCGTCGACGTCGGCTTCTTCCCGAACGCGGCCACCTTCGGCCAGAGCATCAACATCGACGAGGCCGTCACCCAGGGCGTCGAGGCCGCCGCGCGCTGGCGCTTCGCCGACGGCTGGACGGCGGGCCTGAACTACACCTTCACCGACAGCGAGCAGAAGAGCGGCGCGGAGGCCGGCCGCAAGCTGACCGACACGCCCGAGCACATGCTCAACGGCAACCTGCGCTGGCGGGTGACCGACCGGGTGAACGCCTGGGTGCGCGGCGAATACCGCAGCGAGCGCTATCGCGGCGAGGGCCCGGCCCGTGTCGCCCTGGGCGACTACAAGGCCTACAGCCTGTTCCACCTCGGCGGCTCGTTCAAGGCGACCGAGAAGGTCACGCTGAACGCCACGGTCTACAACCTGTTCAACAAGGACTTCGTCCGCCAGCTGCCCTACGGGACGCCGGTGGCCTACGCGCCCGAATATACCAACAACCAGGAGCCCCGCCGCCTGTGGGTCTCGGTGCAGGTGGACTTCTAGAAGCGGAAGGGGCGGCTCTCGGCCGCCCCTTTTCATTTGCGTTTTGTCCGACGGGCTTCAGCGCCAGCGGGCGCCTGGGCCGAGAAACAGCGACCGGGCGACCACCCGCCAGGGGATGACGATCGGAAAGATCACGACGAGCAGGCAGGCGAAGGCGGTGGCCAGCGTATCCTCGTCCATCCGGCCGCTCGACCACCTGGGCCAGGCCACGACGGCCAGCCATATCGCTTTCCAGGCGATCTCGAACATCAGCAGCGGCAGCATGCGCAGCGGGTGGCGCAGGCCCAGGATCGCCAGCAGCGACAGCGCGCCCAGCATGCATTGCACCACGCCTTCCATCAGCTCCCAGCCGGCGTGACGGGCGACGATGCCGGGCCAGACCTGGGTTCCCAGGCCGACCACCAGCAACAGGTAGCCGCAGCGCAGGAGGTTCAGTCGCCAGGCCGGCAGGTCGGCGCCCTCGGTCGCGGCCATGGGGGGCGAGGCGAGGGATTGGGGGGCGAGGGCGGTCACTATTCGACGTCCTTGAGGATCTTCTCGATCGCGGCCAGTCGCGTCTTGATCTCGGCCAGTTCGTCGAGAACGTCCTGCGGTCGCGCTTCGCCGTTCTGGGCGGCGATCCTGGCTCGCATGACCGAGGCCGCGTAGATGATGCCGAAGACCAGCAGGATGGTCGCCAGCGGCATGCCGATCGTCAGCAGAAAGATGGTCGCACTCACGGTTAGCCCCCTTGCCTTTCGGGTTTGTCGGACAGCGTCGCGGCCGCCTCGGCGATCGATTGCGGCGTAAGCTCGACGCGGAAGTCGGCGACCTCGAAATAGTTCAAGGCCTTGCCGTCGGCCGAAAGCTCCAACTGGCTGGTGACCAGTCCCGCCGCCTCGAGCTTGTTCAGGTGCAGGTGGAGCAGAGGCCGGCTGATGCCGATCTCGCGCGCCAGCCGGCTGACATAGTTGCGGCCGCCGACCTTCAGCGCCGCCAGGATCCGCAGCCGATGCGGGTTGTCGAGCGCCGACAGGATCGCCGCCAGCTCGTCGCCCGAGATCACTGTTCCAGTCCGAGTTTCATGTGTCAGTTATTTCTGACATATGAAACCGAGTCAAGACGACGTTGGCGAACCGTCACGCCGGATAGGCTGAGGCGGGAAGCCGCCTTAGTCGGTGAACACCACCGTCTTGCGGCCGTTCAGCAGCACCCGGTCCTCCAGGCGCCAGCGCAGGGCGCGGGCCAGGACGCGGCGCTCGATGTCGCGGCCCTTGCGGACCAGGTCCTCGGGGGTGTCGCGGTGGCTGATGCGCTCGACGTCCTGCTCGATGATCGGTCCCTCGTCCAGGTCGCCGGTGACGTAGTGGGCGCTGGCCCCGATCACCTTCACGCCGCGCGCGTGGGCCTGGTGGTAGGGCTTGGCGCCCTTGAAGCCGGGCAGGAACGAGTGGTGGATGTTGATGCAGCGGCCCGAGAGCTTGGCGGCCAGGCCGTCCGACAGCACCTGCATGTAGCGGGCGAGCACGACGATGTCGGTCCGCGTCTCCTGGATCAGCTTCCAGAGCGCGGCTTCCTGCTCGAACTTGGTCTCCTTGGTCACCGGCAGGTGATGGAAGGGCAGGCCCGACAGGTCGACGTGGGTGTAGGTCTCGGCGGGATGGTTGGCGACGATCGCGGTGACGTCCATCGGCAGTTCGCCGATGCGCCAGCGATAGACCAGGTCGGCCAGGCAGTGGTCGAACTTGCTGGCCAGGATCATCACCCGGTAGCGCTGGTTGGGATCGCGCAGGGTCCAGCGCATCGAGAAGCCCTTGGCCAGGGCCTCGAACTCGCCGCGCAGCGCGTCGCGGTCGGCGCCGTCGGGATCGAAGACGACGCGCATGAAGAAGTCGCCCGTCTCCTGGTCGTCGAACTGCTGGGCGTCGAGGATGTTGCAGCCGCGCTCGAAGAGGAAGGTCGAGACCTTGGCGACGATGCCGGGCTGGTCGGGGCAGGAGAGGGTCAGGATCATGGTCCGTCTCCTCTAAAGCTTGGCCCCGCCGAAGAAAAGCGGTGACGCAGCACGTTTCTTGCGCGCGGGCCGAGCTTTTCTCAGGCCGCGGCACGATCCTGCCCGGCCTGCGTCGCCCGGGCTTGGCGGGCCGGGGCGGCGCGCTCTAGGCTCGCCGCATGGTTTCCTCTCCCGAAGCGCTTTCCGCCCGCGCGGTCGACATCCTGGCCAGGCTGGTCGCGTTCGACACCACCTCGCGCGGCTCGAACCTGGCCCTGATCGAATGGGTCGAGGCCTATCTCTCCGACCTGGGCGTGGCCTCGCGGCGGGTGCCCAACGCCGACGGCGCCAAATCCAACCTGATGGCCAGCATCGGCCCGGCGGTCGAGGGCGGCGTCGTCCTGTCCGGTCACACGGACGTGGTGCCGGTCGACGGCCAGCCCTGGTCCAGCGACCCCTGGGTCCTGACGCAGCGCGACGGCCGCCTCTATGGCCGGGGAACCTGCGACATGAAGGGGTTCCTCGCCCTGGCCCTGGCGGCCACGCCCGACCTGGTCGCCGCCGACCTCAAGCGTCCCGTCCACCTGGCCTTCTCCTATGACGAGGAGGTCGGCTGCCTGGGCGCCCCCGACATGATCGCCGTCATCGCCCGCGACCTGCCCAGGCCCGCCCTCGTCGTGGTCGG includes:
- a CDS encoding ArsR/SmtB family transcription factor, with the protein product MISGDELAAILSALDNPHRLRILAALKVGGRNYVSRLAREIGISRPLLHLHLNKLEAAGLVTSQLELSADGKALNYFEVADFRVELTPQSIAEAAATLSDKPERQGG
- the purU gene encoding formyltetrahydrofolate deformylase, with product MILTLSCPDQPGIVAKVSTFLFERGCNILDAQQFDDQETGDFFMRVVFDPDGADRDALRGEFEALAKGFSMRWTLRDPNQRYRVMILASKFDHCLADLVYRWRIGELPMDVTAIVANHPAETYTHVDLSGLPFHHLPVTKETKFEQEAALWKLIQETRTDIVVLARYMQVLSDGLAAKLSGRCINIHHSFLPGFKGAKPYHQAHARGVKVIGASAHYVTGDLDEGPIIEQDVERISHRDTPEDLVRKGRDIERRVLARALRWRLEDRVLLNGRKTVVFTD
- a CDS encoding TonB-dependent receptor domain-containing protein, translating into MSRVTFASVLMGSAAALALSGAAMAAEPAPDAADLDGVVVTAAGFEQKLVNAPASVTVVPREELQEMRAASLAEVLTNVEGVDVGGAVGKTGGLNINIRGMGSDYTLILIDGRRQNTAGSVTPNGFGETSTSFLPPVAAIERIEVVRGPVSTLYGSDAMGGVVNIITRKVGTRWSGTASLDATVQGDDEFGNLYGGNLYANGPIVRDLLGLAVRGSFLNREASKLTYETVNGVDTPITGFGRSATKSELRTIGARLTLTPHADHDLWLDIDESTQWYDNAQGQMGTNTTAGGYANALEFNRRQIALAHNWRLPFGQIESNLSQAKTETIGRIIPNGVAGAGGARDLESTNTIFDTKLYSRWKNHTFTIGGQYWDAEMKDGVAPQPFVHEQWAVFAEDEWRFTEGLALTLGARHDDHSVFGGHFSPRAYLVWNASDNWTFKGGVSQGFKTPRLEQLAPGINGFGQQGRLPLLGSPGLQPETSTSTEAGAYYDNQAGFTANVTVFHNKFEDKIASGPPVTNCAFGLNQAQYNSGQGRPAGCVDVGFFPNAATFGQSINIDEAVTQGVEAAARWRFADGWTAGLNYTFTDSEQKSGAEAGRKLTDTPEHMLNGNLRWRVTDRVNAWVRGEYRSERYRGEGPARVALGDYKAYSLFHLGGSFKATEKVTLNATVYNLFNKDFVRQLPYGTPVAYAPEYTNNQEPRRLWVSVQVDF